A genomic region of Streptomyces sp. R33 contains the following coding sequences:
- a CDS encoding Dps family protein translates to MDTLTTPHGGGQPLLHQKGAETQAFGTLKQLPIGLGHDTRMYACQRLNRVLADTQILYSLYKKHHWLMRGATFYSLHLMLDKHAEAQLAIVDALAERVQSLGGVAAGDPRHVAELTSIPRPPDGVEPVPVMLSRLLDAHERILIDARDAAARLSGEGDEGSADLLVSDVIRTGEAQVWFLAEHLVDTPLVHG, encoded by the coding sequence ATGGACACCCTCACGACCCCGCACGGCGGCGGCCAGCCGCTGCTGCACCAGAAGGGCGCCGAGACCCAGGCGTTCGGCACGCTCAAGCAGTTGCCGATCGGCCTCGGCCACGACACCCGCATGTACGCCTGCCAGCGGCTGAACCGCGTCCTCGCCGACACGCAGATCCTCTACTCCCTCTACAAGAAGCACCACTGGCTCATGCGCGGGGCGACCTTCTACTCGCTCCACCTGATGCTGGACAAGCACGCGGAGGCCCAACTGGCCATCGTGGACGCGCTGGCCGAGCGGGTCCAGAGCCTCGGCGGCGTCGCCGCCGGAGACCCGCGTCACGTCGCGGAGCTGACGTCGATCCCCCGGCCGCCGGACGGCGTCGAGCCGGTGCCCGTCATGCTGTCGCGGCTCCTCGACGCGCACGAGCGGATCCTGATCGACGCCCGGGACGCCGCCGCCCGGCTCTCCGGGGAGGGCGACGAGGGCAGCGCCGACCTGCTCGTCTCCGATGTCATCCGCACCGGCGAGGCGCAGGTGTGGTTCCTGGCCGAACACCTGGTGGACACCCCACTGGTGCACGGCTGA
- a CDS encoding hydrolase — MFDINKVQAAPSKDLLTPDNSVMLFVDHQPQMFFGTGSGDRAAIINSTVGLAKAAQAFDVPAVLTTVAAESFSGPLLPQLAEVFPKHEAIDRTTMNAWEDEALVAAVKATGRKKIILSGLWTEVCLVLPALSALEQGYEVYVVSDASGGVSPAAHEHALQRMIAAGAVPVTWVQVLLELQRDWARQESYGAVMEIVKAHAGAYGLGVVYAQSVIGAHAAG, encoded by the coding sequence GTGTTCGACATCAACAAGGTGCAGGCCGCCCCGAGCAAGGATCTGCTCACGCCCGACAACTCGGTCATGCTCTTCGTGGACCACCAGCCGCAGATGTTCTTCGGCACCGGGAGCGGCGATCGCGCCGCGATCATCAACAGCACCGTGGGTCTGGCCAAGGCGGCTCAGGCGTTCGATGTGCCGGCCGTCCTGACCACGGTCGCCGCCGAATCGTTCTCCGGGCCCCTGCTGCCCCAGCTCGCCGAGGTGTTCCCCAAGCACGAGGCCATCGACCGCACGACCATGAACGCCTGGGAGGACGAGGCGCTCGTGGCGGCGGTCAAGGCGACCGGGCGCAAGAAGATCATCCTGTCCGGGCTGTGGACCGAGGTCTGCCTGGTGCTGCCCGCGCTGTCCGCGCTTGAGCAGGGATACGAGGTGTACGTGGTCTCCGACGCCTCCGGCGGCGTCAGCCCGGCCGCCCACGAGCACGCGCTCCAGCGGATGATCGCCGCCGGAGCGGTGCCGGTGACCTGGGTACAGGTGCTCCTGGAACTCCAGCGCGACTGGGCGCGCCAGGAGTCGTACGGCGCGGTCATGGAGATCGTCAAGGCCCACGCGGGTGCGTACGGCCTGGGCGTCGTGTACGCGCAGAGCGTCATCGGCGCGCACGCGGCCGGCTGA
- a CDS encoding contact-dependent growth inhibition system immunity protein — protein MADHIKRSIESGDVPPPVAPQTHWEWHARFGELGQFLGGWFSQDMPDEFGDHDAAVRDYRATVDPQPTARLVGEIHELLALGPEEHDYAVGVAELGMEVEPPAPFSVEAWLRTVAEHLGTARPDYTN, from the coding sequence ATGGCCGACCACATCAAGCGCAGCATCGAGTCCGGCGATGTGCCTCCGCCGGTCGCGCCCCAGACCCACTGGGAGTGGCACGCCCGCTTCGGGGAGCTGGGACAGTTCCTCGGCGGTTGGTTCTCGCAGGACATGCCCGACGAGTTCGGCGACCACGATGCGGCGGTCCGCGACTACAGGGCAACGGTTGATCCCCAGCCGACCGCCCGGCTCGTCGGCGAGATCCACGAACTGCTCGCTCTGGGGCCGGAGGAGCACGACTACGCAGTCGGCGTCGCTGAGCTCGGCATGGAGGTCGAGCCGCCGGCCCCGTTCTCGGTCGAAGCCTGGCTCCGGACGGTGGCGGAGCATCTCGGGACGGCCAGGCCCGACTACACGAACTGA
- a CDS encoding DoxX family protein, translating into MDTGILILRLLVGLLVAGHGVQKISSHLGGKGLEGGTEEFRADGFRGGALTALAAGGGQIGSGLLLAAGLLTPLAATGVIGVMTVALTVKWRHGLWVQNDGYEYPLVLIGTAAALAATGPGDWSLDAALGLTPYPLWWAALALVAGLGSGLLTRLVLHRTAAPAIAER; encoded by the coding sequence GTGGACACCGGCATTCTGATCCTGCGTCTGCTGGTGGGACTGCTCGTCGCCGGCCACGGTGTGCAGAAGATCAGCTCGCACCTGGGCGGCAAGGGACTTGAGGGCGGTACCGAGGAGTTCCGCGCCGACGGCTTCCGCGGCGGTGCCCTCACCGCCCTGGCGGCGGGCGGCGGCCAGATCGGGTCGGGTCTGCTGCTCGCGGCCGGCCTCCTGACCCCGCTCGCCGCGACCGGGGTCATCGGGGTCATGACGGTCGCCCTCACCGTGAAGTGGCGCCACGGCCTCTGGGTGCAGAACGACGGGTACGAGTACCCGCTCGTCCTCATCGGCACCGCCGCCGCCCTCGCCGCCACCGGACCCGGTGACTGGTCCCTCGACGCGGCCCTCGGCCTCACGCCGTACCCGCTGTGGTGGGCGGCCCTCGCGCTCGTGGCCGGTCTCGGCAGCGGACTCCTCACCCGGCTCGTCCTGCACCGGACCGCCGCCCCGGCGATCGCCGAGCGCTGA